The Solanum dulcamara chromosome 2, daSolDulc1.2, whole genome shotgun sequence region tattttgtattagtaggagtaaggtctgcgtacaatctaccctccccagaccccacgttgtgggatttcactgggttgttgttgttgttgttgttgttgtttgtattAGAACTGAATTGACCTGCATAGAGTAGGATTGATGTACAGGATTCATATAACTATCCCATCCAAGGGGATGGCCAGTGGTTGAGACATGAGAATAACCATTTGGAGATCCTAGGTTTGGCTAGCAACACCACCACTTGTTATTAGGCTCCAACCTTGGTTGGAAGGATTACCTTGAGAAATCGTGCTTGCGCTTGTGGGTGCCTGGTGCATTAGTCGAAGTGTGCACACAAACTCTGAGAATTCATATACGCGATCCCAAATTCTTTAGATTGAggctattaattgattgatataAAATTATCTTCAAAATCTAGTGTCAATGGCTTCCAAATTACCTGATAAAAACTATTCAGGATCAATTCACTATCTTCCAAATTGTCTCTTGATTTTTAACTCGGTACAAGGAATTGCCATTAGTGTGTCAGGAGAATGTATATCTAAGAGGTAGCCTATCAGGAATGATATTTCTTTCTCTGTAGAATATTTTGAAGCAGTAATTAGCTATTGTGGGAAGAAgtatctctctttcttttcttgcttgCATCGTAAAGTTTGGCTTTGCCAGCAAGTGGCACATAGTGATTTCCATTTCTCCCTTGCAGCACCATTCTCTGCTAGATTCCGGTTCAACCTTGCCTTAGCAAATACAATACAACCCACTGGGCTCTGGTTGAAAGCCTCCCTCCCTCGATTGGTCCAACCTTTTCAATTGTTACATTTACTTCTCGTGAATCCTTCTCATTAGGACGTTTGGCAATGTAGTTATGTGCTGCTCTCTTGCGAAATCAtagttcatcttcttccttACAGTTGGTGCCTCTGGAGGAATTCTCATGAGGTTGACAATTTCTTTCCACATTCACTTAGGCATATTACATGTGCTGTTTTGTTTTATTACTAGTTTTATTTACTAGGATGACATCATAAGATCGGACTTATTACCAATAAAGATTGCTCTGTTAGGTATACCAGAAAGGTGATACAAAGAAAAGTGATGGTTGAGGTCTGTGCTTATTGTGAAGCTGTATTTACTTGCTTGTTTAGACGCATTCAGGGgggaaagaaaatatttgtctTAGAATCGTAAAACATTATACAGGTCAGAGTGATTGAGGTGATTAGGCTCTTTTGCCATAGTTTATTCTGTGTTCCTCTTTTTTCAGCTTCGTGGATGAATTTTCCATTGCAAGCAGATGTATGTATTTCAATTTGTTGTTGTACATTTTCTTAGACGCTGGAGATGCTTGAGAAGAAGGAAAAAGTGCTTCAGAAGAAGGCTTCTACAGAGGTTGAGAAGGCCAAAGATTTTACAAGAGCAAAGAACAAACGAGGTATGGGTGATCCTTTTGTGCTTTCTTGAAATTTCCAAGTTTCTAGATTCTGTTTTGCTTATGTAGTGGTGGATTTTGTATTAGAATTACTCTTATTGCCGTTTTATATCTTGTTTCATACTTAGATAAGCTTAAGGAGTTAGCTTGCTAATCACTGGCTTTACAGATACTTTGTGACTGGATACTACACTTGGATGGCTCTACATTCTCGCTCTTATAGTCACTATCACTTTGTTTTGCCCCCTGTATCTTGCTTTGTGATAAATAGTATAAAGAGCATAGGAACTTCTCTAGATATTTCTTACCTTCATTTCAATTGATGGGAATTTACATGATACTTTCAGCTAGCTTACATGAGTAATtgtcgttttatgatgcagcggCAATACAGTGTTTGAAGAGGAAGAGGCTCTACGAACAGCAAATTGAGCAGCTTGGCAATTTCCAGCTTCGCATCCATGATCAGGTTTGCTAGTTAGTTATCAATTCTTTTGTTTAGTGTTGGATGAGATTCTTGTCGTGCAGATGTTCACATATCAAACTTCAATGTCCAGATGATAATGCTAGAAGGCGCAAAAGCTACAACTGAAACTGTTGATGCTTTGCGAACTGGAGCATCTGCGATGAAAGCAATGCAGAAAGCAACGTAAGTAACAAAGTCGCTCTGTATAGTTATTGTGAAATTACTAAAGCACATATCATATTTGCTTCATTCATGTGACGTCTGGAGTATATTGGGTTATTATGGTTTCTTTTCTCTGATTACGCAATGCATTTTATTTACAGAAATATTGATGATGTGGACAAGACAATGGATGAAATAAATGAACAGACAGAGAATATGAAACAAATACAGGAGGCTTTGGCTACTCCAATTGGTGCAGCAGCTGATTTTGATGAGGTTCCCGATATATTGCTAGATTATGCTTCCTTCCCTATTAGCTCTATTGACATTCTTTGTTGGACAGTTCATATTCTATGCAAGAGTACTTTGTCACATAAAATGCTTTTATATTTCTGCTAGTTCTGACATGCTATTGTTGCAGGATGAATTGGAGGCAGAACTTGAAGAATTGGAAGGTGCTGAATTAGAAGATCAGCTTCTTCAACCAGCAACTACAGCCCCTGCTGCTCCAGTCCATGTCCCTGCAGGGAAGCAACCTTCTCGGCCCATTCCTCAGAAGCGTACAgctgaagaagatgaacttgcTGCTTTGCAAGCAGAGATGGCTCTTTGAGCTAGTCCCTCTTTTATTTTAACCGGTAACTAACTACCAGCACATctgaaattatgtatgtatatgactTTTACTAGTAACTTACTGATTGATGAAACGTGCGCTCCTGTGTTTGAAAGACTCCACCAAAAGACATGCAAACATTTTTGTATTTGAATTGTTAGTCCTTCCATTTGCATATAGTGTATCTATTTTTTACAATCATTTGGCCccaattacttggatgaaagtgCTAGTATGCAATTGCTATTTAtggacttttattggtttgtgATAATATTTGTTTTTCTGCAGGTATTATCACGGGTAGCTTACATAATAGACTGGTTGTGCGCATGCAAGAGACTACTGCAAATGCTTTCACATTTTTTGATATCTATGTGGGTTAATATATAGGGATGTGTACATATTGGTGTTGCGGAAAATG contains the following coding sequences:
- the LOC129880550 gene encoding vacuolar protein sorting-associated protein 32 homolog 2, whose product is MFSRIFGKPKQEANALMTLDKLNETLEMLEKKEKVLQKKASTEVEKAKDFTRAKNKRAAIQCLKRKRLYEQQIEQLGNFQLRIHDQMIMLEGAKATTETVDALRTGASAMKAMQKATNIDDVDKTMDEINEQTENMKQIQEALATPIGAAADFDEDELEAELEELEGAELEDQLLQPATTAPAAPVHVPAGKQPSRPIPQKRTAEEDELAALQAEMAL